From the Burkholderia ubonensis genome, one window contains:
- a CDS encoding CBS domain-containing protein, protein MRVSDILKVKGNTLFTVTPDTPLREAVDTMAEHDIGSLVVMEYGDLVGMLTFREIILRLRENGGAIGEVQVRKVMDEPLTCTPETDVNEVRRMMLERHARYMPVLDKKVLMGVISFYDVAKTVVEAQSFENRMLKAYIRDWPEPESEARKPVAG, encoded by the coding sequence ATGCGCGTCAGCGATATTCTGAAAGTCAAGGGCAACACGCTGTTCACGGTGACGCCCGATACGCCGCTGCGCGAAGCGGTTGATACGATGGCCGAACACGACATCGGTTCGCTCGTCGTGATGGAGTACGGCGATCTCGTCGGGATGCTGACGTTCCGCGAGATCATTCTGCGCCTGCGCGAAAACGGCGGCGCGATCGGCGAGGTCCAGGTCCGCAAGGTGATGGACGAGCCGCTCACCTGCACGCCCGAAACGGACGTCAACGAAGTGCGCCGGATGATGCTCGAGCGTCACGCGCGCTACATGCCGGTGCTCGACAAGAAGGTGCTGATGGGCGTCATTTCGTTCTACGACGTCGCGAAGACGGTCGTCGAGGCGCAGAGCTTCGAGAACCGGATGCTGAAGGCATACATCCGCGACTGGCCGGAGCCGGAATCCGAAGCCCGCAAGCCGGTCGCCGGCTGA
- a CDS encoding Mpo1-like protein — translation MAHSHTEHFASFADFYPYYLNEHQNLTSRRLHFIGSLGVIGCVAMAIATGDWLWLPAAVVCGYAFAWVGHFFFEKNRPATFRHPIYSLMGDWVMFRDICTGKIPL, via the coding sequence ATGGCGCATTCGCATACGGAGCATTTCGCCAGCTTCGCTGACTTCTACCCGTACTACCTGAACGAACACCAGAACCTGACGTCGCGGCGGCTGCACTTCATCGGCTCGCTCGGCGTGATCGGCTGCGTCGCGATGGCGATCGCGACCGGCGACTGGCTTTGGCTGCCGGCCGCCGTCGTGTGCGGCTACGCGTTCGCGTGGGTCGGGCACTTCTTCTTCGAGAAGAACCGCCCCGCCACCTTCCGCCACCCGATCTACAGCCTGATGGGCGACTGGGTGATGTTCAGGGACATCTGCACCGGCAAGATCCCGCTGTAA